The Nitrospira sp. genomic interval ACGGAATGAACTTCGCCAGCCCGCGATCGGCGCACACCTTGGTCAAGGCGGCGGTCAACGTGGTTTTCCCGTGGTCCACGTGCCCGATCGTCCCAATGTTCACATGCGGCTTCTTCCGCTCAAATTTCGCCTTCGCCATAACCTACTCCCTCCCTCTACACCAACTGGACTCTATGATTATTCACCCCGATATTTCGCGATGATCCCATCCGCAATTTGCCGAGGAACCTGATCATAGCGATCGAACTCCATACTGTACGTCGCACGGCCCTGCGTGCGAGACCGAAGATCCGTGGCATATCCGAACATTTCACTGAGCGGAACCGTCGCCTCAATCGCCTGAGCGCCGGCCCGAACCTTCATGCCCTGAACCTTGCCACGCCGGCCGTTCAGGTTGCCGATTACATCGCCCATAAAATCCTGAGGCACGAGCACTTCAACCTTCATAATCGGCTCAAGCAACACGGGATCAGCGCGCTTGCACGCATCGGCAAACGCCATAGAACCAGCGATTTTAAACGCCATTTCATTGGAGTCTACGTCGTGGTAGGAGCCGTACGTCAGCGTCACACGAATGTCACGCAAAGGGTACCCAGCGATAACACCAGCATCCAGCCGCTCCTTAACACCTTTTTCGACGGCCGGAATAAACTCCCTCGGAATCACACCACCGACGATCTTATTGACGAACTCAAAGCCCTTGCCCGACTCAGACGGCTCAACAGTGAGAACAACATGTCCATACTGTCCGCGACCACCGGTTTGCTTAACGTACTTCGATTCCGCCTCAGCGGCCCTACGAATCGTCTCACGGAATGCCACTTCAGGCTTACCAACATTGGCTTCAACCTTGAACTCACGGAGCATACGATCAACGATAATTTCAAGGTGCAACTCACCCATGCCGGCAATGATCGTCTGCGCCGTCTCTTCGTCGGTACGCACTCTGAACGAGGGATCTTCCTGCGCCAGCTTCTGGAGCGCGAAGCCCATCTTCTCCTGATCGGCCTTTGTCTTCGGCTCAATCGCCATCGCAATAACCGGCTCGGGAAACTTCATGACTTCCAAGAGAACCGGCTGCTTTTCCTCAGACAGCGTATCTCCCGTGGTGGCACCCTTTAGGCCGACAGCCGCAACAATGTCCCCCGCATAGGCGACGTCGATCTCTTCACGCTTGTTCGCATGCATCTTAAGCAATCGACCGATGCGATCCTTC includes:
- a CDS encoding GTP-binding protein, with the protein product MAKAKFERKKPHVNIGTIGHVDHGKTTLTAALTKVCADRGLAKFIP